A single genomic interval of Colletotrichum lupini chromosome 11, complete sequence harbors:
- a CDS encoding sey1, which yields MGLFKTVFEVNNMQLFLKDKESSLRSPLFLVIRDHLDTTPLANLRNTLVQDLTKIWSSISKTKTGNCS from the exons ATGGGTCTGTTCAAGACCGTTTTCGAGGTCAACAACATGCAGCTCTTCCTCAAAGACAAGGA GTCGAGCCTAAGATCACCGCTCTTTCTCGTGATCCGAGACCACCTTGACACGACGCCCCTTGCGAACCTGCGCAACACCCTGGTCCAGGACCTGACCAAGATCTGGTCCTCCATCTCCAAGACCAAGACCGGCAACTGTTCGTGA